One window of Mesorhizobium loti R88b genomic DNA carries:
- a CDS encoding cytochrome P450, translated as MTKLTLPYLALDPVTRHLRLDPHEPAFFLNPYEAYAFLHGVSNAFFWEEFGFWCFGGFDDVNRLLRDRRFGRQNPAGVPDSRGIDRDRSHLEAFDGIEANSMLELEPPVHTRLRTLVNRAFVSRQVERLRPRVEALANELIDRFDPTGPVDLLPGFAAPLPITIIAEMLGVPVEMGPQLLDWSHRMVAMYIHGRTRETEDTANRAAHEFGGFLRGYVTERRNNPGDDLLSLLITAQEDGQKLSEDEMVSSAILLLNAGHEATVHQTGNAVRSLLAQGGDPSRFFTSPEATAATVEECLRFDAPLHMFTRYAYQEIEIAPGIVVQPGQTIGLLLGMANHDPRAFAEPQAFRPERIDQKNVSFGAGIHFCIGAPLARLELQVSLKTLFERHPQLHLAESPRFRDTYHFHGLETLAVGF; from the coding sequence ATGACCAAATTGACGCTCCCTTACCTCGCCCTTGATCCAGTCACCCGGCACTTGCGGCTCGATCCGCACGAGCCTGCCTTTTTCCTGAACCCGTACGAGGCCTATGCCTTCTTGCACGGCGTATCGAATGCCTTCTTCTGGGAGGAATTCGGCTTCTGGTGCTTTGGCGGCTTCGACGATGTCAACCGGCTGTTGCGCGACCGCCGCTTCGGCCGCCAGAACCCGGCCGGTGTTCCCGACAGCCGCGGCATCGACAGGGATCGCAGCCATCTCGAGGCATTCGACGGCATCGAAGCCAATTCGATGCTCGAGCTGGAACCGCCGGTGCACACGCGGCTGAGAACGCTGGTCAACCGGGCCTTCGTCTCGCGCCAGGTCGAACGGCTGCGGCCGCGTGTCGAGGCCCTCGCCAATGAGCTGATCGACCGTTTTGATCCAACCGGCCCCGTCGACCTGCTGCCCGGCTTCGCGGCGCCCTTGCCGATCACCATCATCGCCGAAATGCTTGGCGTGCCGGTGGAGATGGGTCCGCAACTGCTCGACTGGTCACATCGAATGGTCGCCATGTACATCCATGGCCGCACGCGCGAGACCGAGGACACGGCCAATCGCGCGGCACACGAATTTGGCGGTTTCCTGCGCGGTTACGTCACCGAGCGGCGCAACAATCCCGGCGACGACCTGCTGTCGCTGCTGATTACGGCGCAGGAGGACGGCCAAAAGCTGTCGGAGGACGAAATGGTGTCTTCTGCCATCCTGCTGCTCAACGCCGGCCACGAAGCGACCGTACACCAGACCGGCAATGCGGTGCGCTCGCTGCTGGCGCAAGGTGGCGACCCCAGTCGCTTCTTCACCTCTCCGGAAGCAACTGCTGCAACCGTCGAGGAATGCCTGCGCTTCGACGCACCGCTGCATATGTTCACGCGCTATGCATATCAGGAGATCGAGATCGCTCCAGGCATCGTCGTGCAGCCGGGCCAGACGATCGGGCTGCTGCTCGGCATGGCCAATCATGATCCGCGTGCCTTTGCCGAACCGCAGGCCTTCCGGCCGGAGCGTATCGACCAGAAAAACGTGTCTTTTGGTGCCGGCATCCATTTCTGCATCGGTGCACCGCTGGCCCGGCTCGAACTGCAGGTGTCGCTGAAGACTTTGTTCGAACGGCACCCGCAACTGCACCTTGCCGAAAGCCCGCGCTTCCGCGACACTTACCACTTCCATGGGCTGGAAACGCTCGCTGTCGGCTTTTGA
- a CDS encoding glycosyltransferase family 25 protein — protein MINLDRSVDRLADVTAEFSRIGVPFERVAGIDAVTGAPFIAPPLSEAEVCCFLSHRLCWQIIADGPDRYGAVFEDDVVFSHDAGPVLAGDSWIPRDADVVKLETFFVPVRVGGRHVPVKNGYSATLLLGQHMGACGYILSKKAAQKLLKGTRRIKATVDFVLFSPTEMTTARNTTYQLMPALCAQAQFVADNGGPSTLIQFAPPPPRNKRIIDRIQAEATRAFAHLRNRHFFGTEKVDAVPLRFPLAIQANMDPSPIPALA, from the coding sequence GTGATCAATCTTGACCGATCGGTCGATCGGCTCGCCGACGTCACGGCAGAATTCTCCCGCATTGGCGTTCCTTTCGAACGTGTTGCGGGGATAGATGCGGTCACCGGGGCTCCGTTCATCGCCCCTCCGCTCTCCGAGGCAGAAGTCTGCTGCTTTCTCAGCCACCGTCTGTGCTGGCAAATCATCGCGGATGGCCCCGACCGGTATGGCGCCGTATTCGAGGATGATGTTGTTTTCAGCCACGACGCCGGACCCGTGCTGGCCGGTGACAGCTGGATTCCGCGAGACGCGGACGTGGTCAAGCTGGAGACATTCTTTGTCCCGGTGAGGGTTGGCGGCCGGCACGTTCCCGTCAAAAATGGATACTCCGCAACACTCTTGTTGGGACAGCACATGGGCGCGTGCGGCTATATCCTTTCGAAGAAGGCCGCACAAAAGCTGCTCAAGGGCACCAGGCGCATCAAGGCAACGGTCGATTTCGTGCTCTTCAGCCCAACCGAGATGACGACAGCGCGCAACACGACCTACCAGTTGATGCCGGCGCTCTGCGCCCAGGCCCAGTTCGTTGCGGACAACGGCGGCCCTTCGACCTTGATCCAATTCGCTCCGCCGCCCCCCAGAAACAAGCGTATCATCGACAGGATCCAGGCAGAGGCAACGCGCGCCTTCGCGCATCTTCGCAACAGGCACTTTTTCGGGACGGAGAAGGTCGACGCCGTGCCACTGCGTTTTCCGCTGGCGATCCAGGCCAACATGGACCCCAGCCCGATCCCGGCACTGGCTTAG
- a CDS encoding cupin domain-containing protein — protein MTAFFSVDTKSVEPESGAPAPDRLISGDPKFRTWNVEERDGGLYAGIWESTPGKWRIIYDEWEFCHILSGVSVIAEDGGEARTVRSGDSFVLRPGFKGSWEVLETTRKEYVTKL, from the coding sequence ATGACCGCTTTTTTCTCCGTCGACACCAAGAGCGTTGAACCTGAATCTGGCGCGCCGGCGCCGGATCGCCTGATCTCGGGCGATCCGAAATTCCGCACCTGGAATGTCGAGGAACGGGACGGCGGCCTCTATGCCGGCATCTGGGAATCGACCCCCGGCAAGTGGCGCATCATCTATGACGAATGGGAGTTCTGCCACATCCTGTCCGGTGTTTCGGTGATCGCGGAGGACGGTGGCGAAGCCCGCACCGTCAGGTCCGGCGACAGTTTCGTGCTGAGGCCGGGCTTCAAGGGCAGCTGGGAAGTGCTTGAAACGACTCGCAAGGAGTATGTGACCAAGCTGTAG